One Nicotiana tomentosiformis chromosome 4, ASM39032v3, whole genome shotgun sequence genomic window carries:
- the LOC104098224 gene encoding uncharacterized protein, whose translation MVVGSMVMPKYVDPKIIYTPKDIQTDMLSDYGVNLTYIQAWRAKENALKFLRGHPADSYSRLPIRSSRVGSRPIVVVDGTFLKSAYRGIMLTASTMDAAGSILPLAYAVVDSENDASWRWSRVHATVNKIWTMTSNISDSLNAVTKDARELPVVELLEYMRTLLERWTNEKLLNANGTFTYLGKKYNKELEYNRTLSQKMRVRASTDYIHNVIDGVKRFIVCLQNKRCSCGQFQLDELPCPHALAALRNNNKSYKNYCFPYYTRESFLQTYEIPVDPLPNESKWNVPQHIGEEVVMPPTGKRHPGRPQK comes from the exons ATGGTAGTtggcagcatggtgatgccaaaataTGTGGATCCTAAGATAATATACACACCAAAAGACATACAAACTGACATGTTGTCGGATTATGGTGTGAACTTAACATACATACAAGCTTGGAGAGCAAAGGAAAATGCTTTGAAATTTTTGAGAGGTCATCCTGCTGATTCCTACAGTCGCTTGCCAA TACGTTCGTCAAGGGTTGGGAGTAGGCCAATTGTAGTAGTTGATGGCACCTTCTTAAAGTCAGCATATAGGGGAATCATGCTAACAGCTAGCACAATGGATGCAGCTG GTAGCATATTACCACTAGCATACGCCGTTGTTGATTCAGAAAATGATGCATCATGGAG ATGGTCTCGGGTACATGCTACGGTGAACAAAATATGGACGATGACATCAAACATATCAGATTCCTTGAATGCGGTAACCAAAGATGCAAGAGAGCTTCCCGTAGTAGAACTATTAGAGTACATGAGGACTCTTCTTGAACGTTGGACTAATGAAAAGTTATTAAATGCAAATGGTACATTCACATACCTTGggaaaaaatacaacaaagagtTGGAATACAACAGGACATTATCGCAGAAGATGAGA GTGAGGGCTTCAACAGATTACATACATAATGTGATAGATGGTGTGAAGCGCTTCATTGTTTGCCTTCAAAATAAGAGATGTAGTTGTGGACAATTCCAGCTTGATGAACTTCCTTGTCCACATGCTTTGGCGGCTTTGAGGAACAACAACAAGTCTTATAAAAACTATTGTTTTCCTTATTACACGAGAGAGAGCTTTCTGCAGACTTATGAAATACCAGTAGACCCACTGCCTAATGAAAGCAAATGGAATGTGCCACAACATATAGGTGAAGAAGTTGTAATGCCACCTACTGGGAAAAGGCATCCAGGGAGACCTCAAAAATAA